The Rhodococcus sp. X156 genome window below encodes:
- a CDS encoding nuclear transport factor 2 family protein → MSLTEISDRLEIQDLLVDYCHAVDTRSWDALDDVFTTDAVIDYTEMGGTRGTVAETKKFLAEVMPLFSGFQHMISTSKVVVDGDTATGKTICHNPMLRTADDGSTQVFLCGLWYRDAFVRTPAGWRIQARHEERCYLPTLLGT, encoded by the coding sequence CTGAGCCTGACCGAGATCTCCGACCGCCTGGAGATCCAGGACCTGCTGGTGGACTACTGCCACGCGGTGGACACCCGCAGCTGGGACGCCCTGGACGACGTCTTCACCACCGACGCCGTCATCGACTACACCGAGATGGGTGGCACCCGCGGCACCGTGGCCGAGACCAAGAAGTTCCTGGCTGAGGTGATGCCGCTGTTCAGTGGTTTCCAACACATGATCTCCACCAGCAAGGTGGTGGTGGACGGCGACACCGCGACGGGGAAGACCATCTGCCACAACCCGATGCTGCGCACGGCCGACGACGGCTCCACCCAGGTGTTCCTCTGTGGACTCTGGTACCGCGACGCCTTCGTGCGGACCCCCGCCGGGTGGCGCATCCAGGCTCGCCACGAGGAGCGCTGCTACCTGCCCACCCTCCTCGGAACCTGA
- the pgi gene encoding glucose-6-phosphate isomerase, which yields MTDATSSDRAVSDISVSDLSATPQWQALTAHHREVAELHLRQIFADDPDRGRDLTVTAGELYLDYSKHRATRETLRLLLDLARAAEVERRRDLMFSGAHINTSEDRAVLHPALRLPKEAELSVDGQEIVSDVHEVLERMGEFSDRVRSGEWLGATGERITTVVNIGIGGSDLGPVMMYQALRAYADAGISCRFVSNVDPADLIAKTADLDPARTLFVVASKTFSTLETLTNATAARRWLLAGLPAAGQSPESDAVARHFVAVSTNTEKVRDFGIDPANMFGFWDWVGGRYSVDSAIGLSVMCAIGKEAFGQVLAGFRAVDEHFQTAPLERNAPVLMALLGVWYSSFFGAETRAVLPYSNDLARFPAYLQQLTMESNGKSVRADGTPVTTSTGEIFWGEPGTNGQHAFYQLLHQGTRLVPADFIGFAEPVEDLATMDGSGSMHDVLMSNLFAQTKVLAFGKTAAEIAAEGTPADVVPHKVMPGNRPTTSILAPLLTPSVVGQLIALYEHATFVEGVIWGVDSFDQWGVELGKTQAQQLTPVLTDDAAPPAQDDSSTDALVRYYRRQRGRAV from the coding sequence ATGACAGACGCCACCTCGTCGGACCGAGCAGTGTCCGACATCTCCGTGTCCGACCTCTCTGCCACCCCGCAGTGGCAGGCACTCACCGCGCACCACCGCGAGGTGGCCGAGCTGCACCTGCGGCAGATCTTCGCCGACGACCCCGACCGCGGACGCGACCTCACCGTCACCGCCGGCGAGCTGTACCTGGACTACTCCAAGCACCGGGCCACCCGCGAGACGCTGCGCCTGCTGCTCGACCTGGCCCGCGCCGCCGAGGTGGAGCGCCGCCGTGACCTGATGTTCTCCGGCGCGCACATCAACACCAGCGAGGACCGTGCCGTGCTGCACCCTGCGCTGCGCCTGCCCAAGGAGGCCGAGCTCAGCGTGGACGGCCAGGAGATCGTGTCCGACGTGCACGAGGTGCTGGAGCGGATGGGCGAGTTCAGCGACCGGGTGCGCTCCGGCGAGTGGCTGGGTGCGACCGGCGAGCGCATCACCACGGTGGTGAACATCGGCATCGGCGGCTCCGACCTGGGCCCGGTGATGATGTACCAGGCGCTGCGGGCCTACGCCGACGCCGGCATCAGCTGCCGCTTCGTGTCCAACGTGGACCCCGCCGACCTGATCGCCAAGACCGCCGACCTCGACCCGGCCCGCACGCTTTTCGTGGTGGCGTCCAAGACCTTCTCCACCCTGGAGACGCTGACCAACGCCACCGCGGCCCGCCGCTGGCTGCTGGCGGGCCTGCCCGCGGCCGGGCAGTCCCCGGAGTCCGACGCCGTCGCCCGACACTTCGTCGCGGTGTCCACCAACACCGAGAAGGTGCGCGACTTCGGCATCGACCCGGCCAACATGTTCGGCTTCTGGGACTGGGTGGGCGGCCGGTACTCCGTGGACTCCGCCATCGGTCTGTCGGTGATGTGCGCGATCGGCAAGGAGGCCTTCGGGCAGGTGCTGGCCGGCTTCCGCGCCGTGGACGAGCACTTCCAGACCGCACCCCTGGAGCGCAACGCGCCGGTGCTGATGGCGCTGCTCGGCGTCTGGTACTCCAGCTTCTTCGGCGCCGAGACCCGCGCGGTGCTGCCCTACAGCAACGACCTGGCCCGCTTCCCCGCCTACCTGCAGCAGCTCACCATGGAGAGCAACGGCAAGTCGGTGCGCGCCGACGGCACCCCGGTCACCACCAGCACCGGAGAGATCTTCTGGGGCGAGCCCGGCACCAACGGCCAGCACGCGTTCTACCAGCTGCTGCACCAGGGCACCCGGCTGGTGCCCGCCGACTTCATCGGCTTCGCCGAGCCGGTGGAGGACCTGGCCACCATGGACGGCAGCGGCAGCATGCACGACGTGCTGATGTCCAACCTGTTCGCGCAGACCAAGGTGCTCGCCTTCGGCAAGACCGCAGCGGAGATCGCCGCGGAGGGCACCCCGGCCGACGTGGTGCCGCACAAGGTGATGCCCGGCAACCGGCCCACCACCTCCATCCTGGCCCCGCTGCTCACCCCGTCGGTGGTGGGTCAGCTGATCGCCCTCTACGAGCACGCCACGTTCGTGGAGGGCGTCATCTGGGGCGTCGACAGCTTCGACCAGTGGGGGGTGGAGCTGGGCAAGACCCAGGCCCAGCAGCTGACGCCGGTGCTCACCGACGACGCCGCGCCCCCGGCCCAGGACGACTCCTCCACCGACGCCCTGGTGCGCTACTACCGCCGCCAGCGCGGGCGGGCCGTCTGA
- a CDS encoding HhH-GPD-type base excision DNA repair protein: MARTLCLAQDPEADELLAESSAALLTGMLLDQQVPMESAFGGPQKIAERMGGFDLARIATADPDEFAALCAQPPAVHRFPGSMAKRIQAMCQYVVEHYDGRPEGIWTDGDPDGREVLRRLKALPGYGDQKARIFLALLGKQIGVQPQGWREAAGDYGEPDGRRSVADVVDGTSLHEVREFKRAAKAAAKAKKAAD, encoded by the coding sequence ATGGCCCGCACGCTCTGCCTCGCCCAGGACCCCGAGGCCGACGAGCTGCTGGCGGAGAGCTCGGCCGCGCTGCTCACCGGCATGCTGCTGGACCAGCAGGTGCCGATGGAGTCAGCCTTCGGCGGCCCGCAGAAGATCGCCGAGCGCATGGGCGGGTTCGACCTGGCCCGCATCGCCACTGCAGATCCGGACGAGTTCGCCGCCCTGTGCGCGCAGCCGCCCGCGGTGCACCGCTTCCCCGGCTCCATGGCCAAGCGCATCCAGGCGATGTGCCAGTACGTGGTGGAGCACTACGACGGACGCCCCGAGGGCATCTGGACCGACGGCGACCCCGACGGCCGCGAGGTGCTGCGCCGGCTGAAGGCGCTGCCCGGGTACGGCGACCAGAAGGCGCGGATCTTCCTGGCCCTGCTGGGCAAGCAGATCGGGGTGCAGCCGCAGGGCTGGCGCGAGGCCGCCGGCGACTACGGCGAGCCCGACGGGCGCCGCTCGGTGGCCGACGTGGTGGACGGGACGTCGCTGCACGAGGTGCGGGAGTTCAAGCGCGCCGCCAAGGCCGCCGCGAAGGCCAAGAAGGCAGCCGACTAG
- a CDS encoding UBP-type zinc finger domain-containing protein: MTEPSGINVSIPPSGPGCAECTKTGGWWYHLRRCAECGHVGCCDASPGQHASAHFRSSGHPLIRSYEPGEHWFYDFRDGQLYEGPALASPETHPADQPVPGPAGRVPLDWESQLHV, translated from the coding sequence ATGACCGAGCCCAGCGGTATCAACGTCTCCATCCCGCCCAGCGGCCCCGGCTGCGCGGAGTGCACGAAGACCGGCGGCTGGTGGTACCACCTGCGTCGCTGTGCCGAGTGCGGTCACGTCGGCTGCTGCGACGCCTCGCCGGGCCAGCACGCCAGCGCGCACTTCCGGTCGTCTGGCCACCCGCTCATCCGCAGCTACGAGCCGGGCGAGCACTGGTTCTACGACTTCCGTGACGGACAGCTCTACGAGGGGCCCGCGCTGGCGTCGCCGGAGACCCACCCCGCCGACCAGCCAGTGCCGGGCCCGGCCGGTCGGGTGCCGCTGGACTGGGAGTCCCAGCTGCACGTCTGA
- a CDS encoding M23 family metallopeptidase, with protein MSLLPTPTRPRRWIARGALAVAASTIALTAAPAMASAQAPAPAPVPLVEQGAQLLQTINSAVATAASDPTLDLVFCLFNEVTVQVENLVGGRFDVFTAADGFTSCFEAFADAGNPEADVPGSGGTVGGNNPGQPTTAAYVAPAKGTYTSGFGERWGSWHYGIDIANKIGTPIVAAHAGKVISAGPASGFGLWVRIQHTDGTITTYGHNDSNKVRVGDVVKVNDVIAYIGNRGDSTGPHLHFEVRLPNGTRVDPAQWLRARGVRI; from the coding sequence GTGTCCCTCCTCCCCACCCCCACGCGGCCGCGCCGCTGGATCGCCCGTGGCGCGCTCGCCGTGGCTGCCTCGACCATCGCCCTCACCGCGGCCCCCGCGATGGCGTCCGCCCAGGCTCCCGCCCCCGCCCCGGTCCCACTGGTGGAGCAGGGCGCCCAGCTGCTGCAGACCATCAACAGCGCGGTGGCCACCGCCGCTTCCGACCCGACCCTGGACCTGGTGTTCTGCCTGTTCAACGAGGTGACCGTGCAGGTGGAGAACCTCGTCGGTGGCCGCTTCGACGTCTTCACCGCCGCCGACGGCTTCACCTCCTGCTTCGAGGCCTTCGCCGACGCCGGCAACCCCGAGGCTGACGTGCCCGGGTCCGGCGGCACCGTGGGCGGGAACAACCCCGGCCAGCCGACCACCGCCGCCTACGTGGCGCCCGCCAAGGGCACCTACACCTCCGGCTTCGGTGAGCGCTGGGGCAGCTGGCACTACGGCATCGACATCGCCAACAAGATCGGCACCCCGATCGTCGCTGCCCACGCCGGCAAGGTGATCAGCGCCGGACCGGCCAGCGGCTTCGGGCTGTGGGTCCGCATCCAGCACACCGACGGCACCATCACCACCTACGGCCACAACGACAGCAACAAGGTGCGGGTCGGTGACGTGGTCAAGGTCAACGACGTCATCGCCTACATCGGCAACCGCGGCGACTCCACCGGCCCGCACCTGCACTTCGAGGTCCGGCTGCCCAACGGCACCCGAGTCGACCCCGCACAGTGGCTGCGGGCGCGCGGCGTGCGCATCTGA
- a CDS encoding amino acid adenylation domain-containing protein, whose amino-acid sequence MQVAADDGADAGASALASAATETTEPGSLVGDLVLAQAARTPSAAALTVGREQRTYAEVVAGATQVRDRLRAAGAGPGTVVAVVLDRSCGLVEALLGILLSGAAYVPIDARQPVQRCRFMLSDTAASLVLTRTDLLPAVSDKLPADLPVLLLDASPDADRPGPNPTGTAGRTDPARDDVAYILYTSGSTGLPKGVLVEQHNIARLVRELFPALSIGPTDSVLSLAAYTFDVSVGDIFSTLATGARLILPTEDEAADPYSLGALVQRSGATVMNATPTTWTAMLDGGWRGDRRLVAVAGGEPLTDRLARRLLEACAAVWNVYGPTETTVWSTVGPVTAGDTVTVGRALPGTQVQVCDAHGEPVPDGETGEIVISGAGVTRGYLNRPEEHSARFGTDAAGDQFYRTGDLGRVLADGRLQHLGRGDDQVKIRGYRLEPGEVEAVLAGHPEVRSCSVIARENTDGELQLVAYVIGTPEARARQAETTEPQPTAVELRSWVRERLPDYMVPSAVVHLDALPRTSSGKLDRRALPAPGVEHATQDATAPHTATEQRVAALWTSVLPAPVTDVHADFFVLGGDSLLAARLVAGLNEQPGPTLTVRDFLDRGTTVAGLAALLDGGPVPEPGEALAPLFCVYPDLPSAMSRRHLTRTWGAQLPVHALTPADPNGRFAKDETVEHLAEPMLATIRDVQPHGPYLLAGFSVGGLVAYELARRLSEAGEQVQWVGLLDAPAPTACRTALPALSLWARLQRLREHGWRHRLQKLREVPLRALRQGVHAAAPDEVFDIRAANVVGARYDRPGLDLPAELFVTTESVAESGDSSFGWRELHRGPLRVHTFVGDHASLLQVPHVEDMATAILTGIRTEADKGAATAQAEPAPVES is encoded by the coding sequence GTGCAGGTAGCGGCAGACGACGGAGCTGACGCCGGGGCTTCGGCCCTGGCGTCGGCGGCCACCGAGACGACTGAGCCCGGATCGCTCGTCGGTGACCTCGTGCTTGCCCAGGCTGCCCGCACCCCCTCCGCAGCCGCCCTCACGGTGGGCCGCGAGCAGCGCACGTACGCCGAGGTCGTCGCCGGCGCCACGCAGGTGCGCGACCGCCTCCGCGCGGCCGGTGCCGGGCCCGGAACCGTGGTGGCGGTGGTGCTCGACCGCTCGTGCGGCCTCGTCGAGGCCCTGCTCGGGATCCTGCTCAGCGGCGCCGCCTACGTGCCCATAGACGCCCGCCAGCCCGTCCAGCGCTGCCGCTTCATGCTCAGCGACACCGCCGCCTCGCTGGTGCTCACCCGCACCGACCTGTTGCCCGCCGTGTCCGACAAGCTCCCGGCCGACCTGCCGGTGCTGCTGCTGGACGCGAGCCCCGACGCCGACCGCCCGGGTCCGAACCCCACGGGCACGGCAGGCCGGACCGACCCGGCCCGCGACGACGTCGCCTACATCCTCTACACCTCCGGCTCCACCGGCCTGCCCAAGGGCGTGCTCGTGGAGCAGCACAACATCGCTCGCCTGGTGCGCGAGCTCTTCCCCGCTCTCAGCATCGGCCCCACGGACTCCGTGCTGTCCCTGGCCGCGTACACCTTCGACGTCTCTGTCGGCGACATCTTCAGCACCCTCGCCACCGGCGCGCGGCTGATCCTGCCCACCGAGGACGAGGCCGCCGACCCCTACTCGCTCGGTGCGCTGGTGCAGCGTTCCGGCGCCACCGTCATGAACGCCACCCCCACCACCTGGACGGCCATGCTGGACGGGGGCTGGCGGGGCGACCGCCGGCTGGTGGCGGTCGCCGGCGGGGAGCCGCTCACCGACCGCCTGGCCCGCCGGCTGCTCGAGGCGTGCGCCGCGGTGTGGAACGTCTACGGCCCCACCGAGACCACCGTCTGGTCCACCGTCGGCCCGGTCACGGCCGGCGACACGGTGACCGTCGGCCGCGCACTGCCCGGCACCCAGGTGCAGGTGTGCGACGCCCACGGCGAGCCGGTGCCCGACGGCGAGACCGGCGAGATCGTGATCAGCGGGGCCGGCGTCACCCGCGGCTACCTCAACCGCCCGGAGGAGCACAGCGCGCGCTTTGGCACCGACGCCGCCGGCGATCAGTTCTACCGCACCGGCGACCTGGGCCGGGTGCTGGCCGACGGTCGTCTGCAGCACCTCGGCCGCGGCGACGACCAGGTGAAGATCCGCGGCTACCGGCTGGAGCCGGGTGAGGTGGAGGCCGTGCTGGCCGGGCACCCGGAGGTGCGCAGCTGCAGCGTCATCGCCCGGGAGAACACCGACGGCGAGCTGCAGCTGGTCGCCTACGTCATCGGCACGCCCGAGGCCCGCGCCCGGCAGGCCGAGACCACCGAGCCCCAGCCCACCGCGGTGGAGCTGCGCAGCTGGGTGCGCGAGCGCCTGCCCGACTACATGGTGCCCAGCGCCGTGGTGCACCTGGACGCGCTGCCCCGCACCAGCAGCGGCAAGCTCGACCGCCGGGCCCTGCCCGCGCCCGGCGTGGAGCACGCCACCCAGGACGCCACCGCGCCGCACACCGCCACCGAGCAGCGGGTGGCGGCGCTGTGGACCTCGGTGCTGCCCGCGCCGGTCACCGACGTGCACGCCGACTTCTTCGTGCTGGGGGGCGACTCCCTGCTCGCCGCCCGCCTGGTGGCCGGGCTCAACGAGCAGCCCGGGCCCACCCTGACCGTGCGCGACTTCCTCGACCGCGGCACCACCGTGGCCGGGCTGGCGGCCTTGCTCGACGGCGGCCCGGTACCGGAGCCCGGGGAGGCACTGGCGCCGCTGTTCTGCGTCTACCCCGACCTGCCCTCGGCGATGAGCCGTCGGCACCTCACCCGCACCTGGGGCGCGCAGCTCCCGGTGCACGCCCTCACCCCGGCCGACCCGAACGGGCGCTTCGCCAAGGACGAGACGGTGGAGCACCTGGCGGAGCCCATGCTGGCCACCATCCGCGACGTCCAGCCACACGGCCCGTACCTGCTGGCGGGGTTCTCCGTGGGTGGGCTCGTCGCCTACGAGCTGGCGCGGCGGCTCAGCGAGGCCGGCGAGCAGGTGCAGTGGGTGGGGCTGCTGGACGCGCCCGCGCCGACGGCCTGCCGAACCGCCTTGCCGGCGCTGTCGCTGTGGGCCCGCCTGCAGCGCCTGCGTGAGCACGGCTGGCGCCACCGGCTGCAGAAGCTGCGCGAGGTGCCGCTGCGGGCGTTGCGCCAGGGGGTGCACGCCGCGGCCCCGGACGAGGTGTTCGACATCCGGGCCGCCAACGTCGTCGGCGCCCGCTACGACCGGCCTGGACTGGACCTGCCCGCGGAGCTGTTCGTGACCACCGAGTCCGTTGCGGAGAGCGGAGACTCCAGCTTCGGCTGGCGCGAGCTGCACCGGGGGCCGCTGCGGGTGCACACCTTCGTCGGCGACCACGCCTCGCTGCTGCAGGTTCCGCACGTGGAGGACATGGCCACCGCCATCCTGACCGGCATCCGCACCGAGGCAGACAAGGGCGCCGCAACGGCCCAGGCCGAGCCCGCGCCGGTGGAGAGCTAG